In Campylobacter showae, the genomic stretch TTTGCTTTTCATCTTAGCGAACTATCGTGTCTTCACGCTCCGGGCTAGTAGATACTATGCCGACTTTTACGCCCGTGATCTCCTCGATGCGCTTGATAAAGGCCTTTGCATTTGCGGGTAAATCCTCAAATTTACGCGCTCCTTCTACCTTATCCCAGCCCTCAAGCTCCTCATAGACCGGCTTTACGCCCTCCAAATCGCTTGGGAAATACTCGATTATCTTGCCGTTTTTCTCGTAGGCTTTGCAGATTTTTACCTTTTTAAAACCGTCTAAAACGTCAAGCTTCATCAGCGCAAATTTATCCACGCCGTCAAGCCTCGCCGCATATCTCACACCTACTGCGTCAAACCAGCCCGTGCGGCGCGGCCTGCCCGTCGTAGCGCCGTATTCGCGTCCAATATCGCGTATCTTTTCGCCGTCCTCACCCATGTCCTCAGTCGGGAAGGCGCCGTTGCCAACGCGCGTGGTATAGGCTTTGATGATACCGATCACCTCGCCGACGTTTTTAGGGCTTAGTCCGATACCGCTGCAGCTGCCTGCGGTTACGGTGTTTGAGCTAGTTACGAAAGGATACGTGCCGTGATCGATGTCTAGCAGCGTGCCCTGCGCTCCTTCGAGTAAAATTTTCTTATCTGCGTCTATGGCTTCCCAAACCATGTGCGTGGTATCTACTATAAATTTACCCAGCGCCGCTTCGTAGCTCTTTAGCTCGCCCAAAAGCTCCTCGCGAGCAGGCGCTTTGACGCCCAAAACGTCTAAAAACGCTTTATTTGCCTCAAAATCGGCCATAATCGCGTCGCAAAGCTTTTCGGGATTTTTCAGCTCCCCTACGCGGTGTCCGCTACGGCTGATTTTATCGCTATACGCAGGCCCTATGCCCTTGCCCGTCGTGCCGATAGCGTGTGCGCCTTTGGCCTTTTCTTTGGCTTGGTCGATTTGCGCGTGATAAGGCAAATTTAAATGCGCCTTGTCGCTGATAAATAGTCGTCCCGAAACATCTCCAAACTGCTTTAGTTCTTCGATTATCTCGGCCGGGCAGAGCACGACGCCGTTGCCGATGATGTTTATTATATTTTTATGAAGTATGCCTGAGGGGACCTGATGCAGTGCGATTTTCTTGCCCTCTACGACGATCGTGTGGCCCGCGTTGTGCCCGCCTTGACACCTGCACACCATATCGTAGCCGCCGCTTAGCAGATCTACGATCTTGCCCTTGCCTTCGTCTCCCCACTGCACGCCCACTATCACGTCAGCCTTGCTCATACTCTCTCCTTTTGATCTAAATTTTCGATTAACGCGTCGGTATATACGCCAAATCCGCTGCTTTTGATGCCTTCTATCTCGTAGTTGCCGCCGCCGCTTAGCACGGCATTGCCGCCCAAAAATCTAAAAAACAGCTTGTCATAATACCTCATCTTTGAATAATATAACGGAACAATTCTTAAATTTTCATATTTTACCGCCTGTGCCAGCTCTTTTATCTCAAGCAGCGCGGTTTTTATCTCGTCAGGTACTATCGACAAAATCTCGTCGATATCGGTGACAGTATTTACGAAGGCTAGCCTTTTTAGCCACTCCTCGTTTTGATTTAGGATTTTTTCGATCTCGCCGTACTCAAATATCGAAATAGGCAAATTTAATAGCCTGCACACGATCTGCGGGATAGCGATGTGGCTGATTTGCAGCACGGGCGCGAGATCAAACGACTCAAAAAGCTTCTTTGCGATCTTGACGCTGGTAGCCAGATCGCTTTCGCCGATTAACTCGGCGCCGATTTGATAAATTTCGGCGCTCGGGTACTTAAAAACGGGCTGGATATAAAACCAGCGTTTAGGCTCGGTGTCTTTTAGGCGTCTAAGCACGATACGCACGACGTCCACGGTGCTATCGGCGCGCAGGCTAATTTGGTGGTTTTCGTGATCGCTAAAGCGCACCAGAGCCGTCGGCTGCACGCTTAGGTGCTGATGATACGAGAAAAATGGCGTCACGATCTCGTGAAATCCGTTTTTCTCCAAAATTTCGCTCGCCGCGCGCTCGATCTTTCTTTTTAGTTTCGCGCTTTGTCCGAAATACAGCCTCGTGCCGCTTGGTATTTCGTGCTCGTAAACGCTCGCGTCAAATTCGCTCACTCTTGCTCCTTTGCTTTTGATTCATTCTGTTTTATCTCAGGCTCTACCCACGGCAACTCGTGAAACGCAGCTACGAAGTAGCTAGGCTTTGAGCCGCTATAAACGGTCGCGATACTAAGCTGCTCGAGATAAATTTCGCCACTTTTACGCTTATTATAAATTTCGCCACTATAAAAGCCTTTTTTCAACAACCTCTTCCACATGTGTTCGTAAAAATTATCATCATGCACGCCTGATTTTAGTAAATTCGACGGCTTGCCGATGGCTTCTTCTTTGGAATAGCCGCTTATCTTGCAAAAGGTTTCGTTAGCGTCTAAAAATACGCCGTCTAACCCGACTACGGCGACGGCTTCTTGCGCGTTTGCAAATAGGCTTAAAATCGTATTTTTATATGCGCCCTCTTTGTCGTCGTTTAGTCGCGCTATCTCCATGCCGGTTTTTGCGGTCAAATTTGCCGCCAGCTTGCTCTCGATAAAATACCCGATCACCTCGTCCACGATTCTGCCGTCTTTTGAGATAAATTTGATAAATACGCTGCAGTTTATGACCTCTAGATTTTTCCTTATCAGTCTGCAAGACTGCAGCGACTCGTTCTCTTTTTTGAGCGAAGCCGCGTTAAATAGGCTAAATTTGATGTTAAATTCGTTCGCGAGCATATCTCGGTCATCTGGATGGATGATGTTTTTAAACTCGAATTCGTTTGATAGTATTTCGCTTTTTTTGTATCCCAGCGCGCGCTCGATATTGTCAGAAACGCTTGATATATCGCCTATAAAACGGTCCTTCCAAACCACGCTAAATAGCGGCGAGTGCGCGTCTATCTCGCTTTGCTTTTGCGCGTTTTTCTTTAAAATGTTGCTCTTCGTAACATCCTTTACGACGCAAAAGCCAATCTTTTCGCCGCCGGGTAACTCGTAGTTTTGTTTGTAGATGCGCACCTGCCTTATCTCGCCGCCCGCGGCAAAATGGTTCGTTTCGTAAATTTCTCCTTCGCCTTCTTGCTGCGTTTTCATATCGGTCAAATTTGACGCGTTTAGCTCGGCTAAATTTTTGCTTTTTATCGCTTCCTCGCTAAATCCGTAAAACTCGCACGCTCTCGCGCTCGCCTCGACGATCCTACCGCTTTTTGCGTCGATTAACAGCAAGATAAAAGGTCCTTTTTCAAACAAAAATCCGAATTTACGCGAATACTCCTCAAATTTCGCCTTTTTCTCGCCGAAATCTCCGTAAAATTTGACGATCTCGTCCGAGATTTGATCAAATTCTTCTACCGAGCCAAATTTCGCGTATGCTTTGATCTCCTCGCCGTCGCCGGCTTTTGCGACTAAATTTTTGATAGATAAAACGGGCTTTATGACCGAGTTTTTGACAAATTTGGTGTAAGAAAAGGTAAAAAATCCGCCTGCGGCTAAAAATGCGACGCAGATTAGTAAAAATAGTAAATTTTCTTTTATAAATTTATCCACAGGATAGCTTGAAACCACGGCCAAACCGATCCTTGGGATACTTTGAATATAATAAATTTCGCTGTTTAGAGAGCCTAAATTTGCAAATTTTACTTCGTCGCTGTTTAGGTAGTCCGCACTCACGTCGTAAAGATCAAAGATGGTTTTGCGCTCTAAAACCAGCTCGGGGTCTTGGTGAAATACGATCCTACCGCTTTTATCTATCGCAAACGAATTTACGCCTATCCTCTCGTATCCGCGCGCAAACTCCTCGTAAATCGCCGTAAAGCGTATGAGCGTTGCTAAGATTTTGCCGTTTTTCATCTTTTTTGCGGCGAGTCTTGTCGGTACGTCGCTTTTATCAAACATAAACTCAGATCTTAAAATTTTATCCTCAGGCTCGTTTTCCCAAGGCTTTGAGAGAAAAAACTCAGAGTACGTATCGCGTAATTTTTCATCGCTGATAAACTCTATCTCGCCGCGTTCGTTTACGATAAAAAAGGCCATATATTCGTTATTATTTTTTACGGCAAAGTCAAAGATCGCTTTTTGGTCAAAATCGGGTGCTTCAATATATCTTTCGATAAGTTTAAGTTCGTTATCTATATTTACGGCGCGTTCTTTGATGAAAGTTTTAAAGTTAGAATTTGCAGCGTAAATATCCTCTTTTACGCCTTCAAATTTTAAATTTAACCCAAAGCTAGCAGCGCATATCAGAAATACGGCGGTAGCCAAAAACACCGCATATATTCTGCCCAAAACGGCGCGTGCGAGAGGAAATTTGGAGGCGGATGAACTAGCCAAAAGAAAAACCTTAAATTAATTTAATATAAACGGCTTATTGTAGCTGAATTTTGCTTGTTTTAAGATAATAAATTTAGAAGTTTGGCGAGAGGATGAGAGAATCGAACTCCCCGCGAAGCGGTCAACCGCCCCGCCATCGGATTTGAAGTCCGCGAGCGCCACCAGATCGCTTTATCCTCCGCGTCTTTAGATGATGAGCGCGATTATAACTAAATTTATATAAATTTTAGTTTGATTTCTATAGTATTTGGAGAAAATTTTATGGGTCGGCGATGAAAAAGCTATTTGCGCGATTTTTTTTAAAAAACATCCTCATTTTTTCGCCGATTTTTTTCCTCGGCGGTTGTCTTGAGCTCTTTACGACCGTGACGCCGCTAACGGGCATAAACGTCTACGACGCCTACCAGATCAGCAAAGACGAACGCGGCATATATGCGATAACGAAAGATAAATTTATAAAAACAAAAATCCAGACTAAAATTTTAGCCTCAAGCGGGCTTAGCAACCTAAACGTGGATGTCGAGAGCTTTTACGGTGACGTGTATCTCATCGGCGTGGTGCCTGACTCCGAGCACAAAACCAAACTAGTAGAGCTAGCCAAAAACACCGACGGCGTGAGTAAAATTTACACCTATATTCGCCTTCCTAGCGACGGCGGCGAATGCGAAAGCAACCTCGCCATAATGCTAAAACTAAAAAATAATTTTTTTAAAGACAGCATAATCAGTGGCACAAGCGTGAGAGTAAGCGTAGTGCAATGCAATGTCGTATTTACCGGCATCATCACCGATATCGAGCAGGAAAAACACGCGATCTGGTATGCCAAACACATCGACGGAGTGCGGGACATTTACTCTTTCCTTAAGGTTATGAAAGAGTAGTTTTTCCTCCAAATTTGAGTCAAATTTGAATCACCCAGGCCTATACGGTACGTTTTAAATTTATGCAGTCAAATTTACAAATTTAGCAAAACGCTAGACAAATATTCCAGACAGAATAGGCGTAGTTTAAATAGTTTTTGATTGGGCGTGACGGGAGCATACATGTAGTATGTGACCGAGCGCCTTAATCAAAAACTACTTTTGAAATCCGTCGTTTATGGGGAATCAGCGGGGGATCCTAGCCCGGTAAAAGGTTTTGATTAGTGTTGGCAGCAACACCAACGCCCCCAACAACATCATTATCATAACAAGATCGGTCAAAAGTCCGAAATATATCGTCGGGATAAAGTTGCTAGTTACCATTATACTAAAGCCAAGGATGATCGCAAACGAGGTGTAGTACATCGCGTAGCCGATGCTAGCGTGCGAGGCCTTGATCGACTCGGCGACGTTTTTGCTGCGAAGCTCGATTTTTAGGCGATGGATGTAGTGGATGATGTCGTCCACGCCTATGCCTATGCTGATAGCCGCTATCGTAATGCTCATGATATCAAGCGGAATGCCCATCACGCCCATGACGCCAAACACCGCGCAAAGCGGGATCAAATTTGACGCGATAGCGATAGCGGCTAGCTTTATGCTTTTAAAAATAATGCAAAAAACGATAAAAAGCGACAAGATCACGAAACCAAAAGAATCCACCTGCGAGGCGATGAGGCTTTGAAGGAGGTTGTTATAAAGCACCATCGCACCGCTAACTTGCACGCTTGCGTTGTCGTTTGCGATCAAATTTGCGATATCGGTTTTAAGCTCGTGCAAAAACTCGTCTCTGCGTAGCGCATCGTCGCTATCAAGAGTACGCGCGGTAAAGCGCAGCTCGTTATCCTTTATGCTTACGTATGGGCTTAGGATGATGTCTTTGTACTTTTGCGGAATCTGTTCGTATAGGATCGAGAGCATGAGGCCGTCAGCGGGCTTTTGCGTGATGCGCTCGACGATCTTTACGACTGTGTTTAGGCTGCTAGCGTGCCCGATAAAGCGCTTATTTTCTAGATAGTTATGTACCTTTTTCGCGACGTCGATTTTATGCTGATTAAACCAGTATTTATCCTCATTCGCGCTAGCGGCAAATTCGTCGTCAAATTCGTCTTTAGGCTCGTTTTTGGCCGCTTTTTCGTCAAATTTGGGCTTGTTAAATTTGATCAATATATCAACCGGCACGGTGCCGCCTAGCTTCGTATCGATCACCTGCATACCTTTGTGGATTTCGGTCGTATCTTTAAAATAGCTTATAAAGCTGTTTTCGACCTTTAGCTTTGAGATGCCATAAAGCCCGAAAATAAGCACAGCAAGGCTAATAGCATAAACGGCGCGGCTATGATTTAGCGCAAATGCGGCGCAGTGCTTGGTAAAGCTAAATTTATCCTCAAACGTCCTAACGGGAGCGAGCTTTGGCATCAGCGCCATCGCGGAGCCAAATAGCAAAAACGCAAGCGCCAGCGAGATAGAGATCGACGCGCTCATCATGATGCCAAGCATTATGATCGGTTTGATATCAGAAAGCGCAAGCGACAAAAAGCCGATAACGGTCGTAAATATCGCAAAAAACGACGGACTGGCCTTATCGCGCAGCGTGAGATAGACTAGCTGACGGTTGCTAAGATGCGGCTTGGTAAGGCAAAACTCGCGGTAGCTCACGATCAGGTGAATGACGACCGAGATCGTGATGATGAGCTGAAGGGCGATGTAGTTTGAGCTGATGACGGTAATCTCCCAGCCAAAAAACCCAAACAGCCCGCTCGCCCAAATAACGCTAATCACGCAGATAAAAATCGGCATAACGATGTAGCGAATCTGCCTAAAAAAGAGCCAAAGGCAAAAGACCAAAAGTAGAGTTACGCTGATGCCGTAGGTCGCAAGATCCGAGCGCACGAAGCTCACCATATCATCGGCGATCATATTTGCCCCGCCTAGAAACAAACTCTCACCGCCGCCAAATTTCGCTATCGTATCGCGGATCTGCTCGATCGCGG encodes the following:
- a CDS encoding ATP phosphoribosyltransferase regulatory subunit, with amino-acid sequence MSEFDASVYEHEIPSGTRLYFGQSAKLKRKIERAASEILEKNGFHEIVTPFFSYHQHLSVQPTALVRFSDHENHQISLRADSTVDVVRIVLRRLKDTEPKRWFYIQPVFKYPSAEIYQIGAELIGESDLATSVKIAKKLFESFDLAPVLQISHIAIPQIVCRLLNLPISIFEYGEIEKILNQNEEWLKRLAFVNTVTDIDEILSIVPDEIKTALLEIKELAQAVKYENLRIVPLYYSKMRYYDKLFFRFLGGNAVLSGGGNYEIEGIKSSGFGVYTDALIENLDQKERV
- a CDS encoding adenylosuccinate synthase, coding for MSKADVIVGVQWGDEGKGKIVDLLSGGYDMVCRCQGGHNAGHTIVVEGKKIALHQVPSGILHKNIINIIGNGVVLCPAEIIEELKQFGDVSGRLFISDKAHLNLPYHAQIDQAKEKAKGAHAIGTTGKGIGPAYSDKISRSGHRVGELKNPEKLCDAIMADFEANKAFLDVLGVKAPAREELLGELKSYEAALGKFIVDTTHMVWEAIDADKKILLEGAQGTLLDIDHGTYPFVTSSNTVTAGSCSGIGLSPKNVGEVIGIIKAYTTRVGNGAFPTEDMGEDGEKIRDIGREYGATTGRPRRTGWFDAVGVRYAARLDGVDKFALMKLDVLDGFKKVKICKAYEKNGKIIEYFPSDLEGVKPVYEELEGWDKVEGARKFEDLPANAKAFIKRIEEITGVKVGIVSTSPEREDTIVR
- a CDS encoding efflux RND transporter permease subunit; the protein is MKRIFKFIVNFPKSVIAGVLAATLIFGYFSGKLEVDASTETLLLENDKDLAVFRDVSKRYVSPNYLVIAYTPKDDLLAPSTLEKIENLSRELEKNELVSNVISILNIPLLQSGTNDLSELVKHVPSLADTDINKTLVRREFADSPLYTNNLVSRDLKTTAIVLNLKTDEKYQSILNERNALLNVKIDGNITSEQKQRLSTVNAQFKTHRDEARIKEHAAIEQIRDTIAKFGGGESLFLGGANMIADDMVSFVRSDLATYGISVTLLLVFCLWLFFRQIRYIVMPIFICVISVIWASGLFGFFGWEITVISSNYIALQLIITISVVIHLIVSYREFCLTKPHLSNRQLVYLTLRDKASPSFFAIFTTVIGFLSLALSDIKPIIMLGIMMSASISISLALAFLLFGSAMALMPKLAPVRTFEDKFSFTKHCAAFALNHSRAVYAISLAVLIFGLYGISKLKVENSFISYFKDTTEIHKGMQVIDTKLGGTVPVDILIKFNKPKFDEKAAKNEPKDEFDDEFAASANEDKYWFNQHKIDVAKKVHNYLENKRFIGHASSLNTVVKIVERITQKPADGLMLSILYEQIPQKYKDIILSPYVSIKDNELRFTARTLDSDDALRRDEFLHELKTDIANLIANDNASVQVSGAMVLYNNLLQSLIASQVDSFGFVILSLFIVFCIIFKSIKLAAIAIASNLIPLCAVFGVMGVMGIPLDIMSITIAAISIGIGVDDIIHYIHRLKIELRSKNVAESIKASHASIGYAMYYTSFAIILGFSIMVTSNFIPTIYFGLLTDLVMIMMLLGALVLLPTLIKTFYRARIPR
- a CDS encoding BON domain-containing protein; translated protein: MKKLFARFFLKNILIFSPIFFLGGCLELFTTVTPLTGINVYDAYQISKDERGIYAITKDKFIKTKIQTKILASSGLSNLNVDVESFYGDVYLIGVVPDSEHKTKLVELAKNTDGVSKIYTYIRLPSDGGECESNLAIMLKLKNNFFKDSIISGTSVRVSVVQCNVVFTGIITDIEQEKHAIWYAKHIDGVRDIYSFLKVMKE
- a CDS encoding PAS domain S-box protein: MASSSASKFPLARAVLGRIYAVFLATAVFLICAASFGLNLKFEGVKEDIYAANSNFKTFIKERAVNIDNELKLIERYIEAPDFDQKAIFDFAVKNNNEYMAFFIVNERGEIEFISDEKLRDTYSEFFLSKPWENEPEDKILRSEFMFDKSDVPTRLAAKKMKNGKILATLIRFTAIYEEFARGYERIGVNSFAIDKSGRIVFHQDPELVLERKTIFDLYDVSADYLNSDEVKFANLGSLNSEIYYIQSIPRIGLAVVSSYPVDKFIKENLLFLLICVAFLAAGGFFTFSYTKFVKNSVIKPVLSIKNLVAKAGDGEEIKAYAKFGSVEEFDQISDEIVKFYGDFGEKKAKFEEYSRKFGFLFEKGPFILLLIDAKSGRIVEASARACEFYGFSEEAIKSKNLAELNASNLTDMKTQQEGEGEIYETNHFAAGGEIRQVRIYKQNYELPGGEKIGFCVVKDVTKSNILKKNAQKQSEIDAHSPLFSVVWKDRFIGDISSVSDNIERALGYKKSEILSNEFEFKNIIHPDDRDMLANEFNIKFSLFNAASLKKENESLQSCRLIRKNLEVINCSVFIKFISKDGRIVDEVIGYFIESKLAANLTAKTGMEIARLNDDKEGAYKNTILSLFANAQEAVAVVGLDGVFLDANETFCKISGYSKEEAIGKPSNLLKSGVHDDNFYEHMWKRLLKKGFYSGEIYNKRKSGEIYLEQLSIATVYSGSKPSYFVAAFHELPWVEPEIKQNESKAKEQE